One Miscanthus floridulus cultivar M001 chromosome 11, ASM1932011v1, whole genome shotgun sequence DNA window includes the following coding sequences:
- the LOC136491527 gene encoding uncharacterized protein, with protein sequence MSSLAAARADNFYYPPEWSPKKGGLNKFHGQHALRERARKLDQGILIIRFEMPFNIWCGGCNSMIAKGVRFNAEKKQVGNYYSTKIWSFTMKSPCCKHEIVIQTDPKNTEYVIISGAQKKTEDFDVEDAETLLLPADEDRDKLVDPMYRLEHQEEDLRKKKEAEPVLVRLQRLSDSRHSDDYALNRALRHRLRSQKKRVAEEKKSARTMGLGVRLLPPSAEDATAAASVKFASKFEKSRKDKRAAIKAASIFPESSSSASNGKLDLVLKRRNIKAGAATALMAGRVKPSSWQSASSASSRTRMPVLAARK encoded by the exons ATG TCGTCCCTCGCCGCGGCGAGAGCGGATAACTTCTACTACCCGCCGGAATGGAGCCCCAAGAAG GGTGGGTTGAACAAGTTCCATGGCCAGCATGCGCTCAGGGAGCGGGCGAGGAAGCTCGACCAGGGCATCCTGATTATAAG ATTTGAGATGCCTTTTAACATTTGGTGTGGTGGATGCAATTCCATGATAGCGAAGGGAGTAAGATTTAATGCTGAGAAGAAACAAGTTGGAAATTATTACTCTACCAAG ATATGGAGCTTCACCATGAAATCACCCTGTTGCAAGCATGAAATTGTCATTCAGACAGACCCAAAGAATACTGAATATGTCATAATCAGTGGGGCCCAGAAGAAAACAGAAGATTTTGATGTTGAGGATGCAGAGACATTGCTGTTGCCAGCTGATGAAG ATCGAGACAAGCTCGTGGATCCTATGTATCGGCTTGAACACCAGGAAGAGGATCTTCGGAAGAAAAAAGAAGCTGAGCCAGTTTTAGTTCGCCTTCAACGACTCTCTGACAGCCGGCACTCTGATGATTATGCTCTGAACAGAGCACTGCGCCACCGTCTTAGG AGCCAAAAAAAGAGAGTTGCTGAAGAGAAGAAGTCCGCGAGAACGATGGGCCTCGGAGTGCGGCTCTTGCCTCCCTCTGCAGAAGATGCTACCGCTGCGGCTTCAGTGAAGTTTGCATCGAAATTTGAGAAGAGCAGAAAGGACAAGAGAGCGGCAATCAAAGCTGCCTCTATCTTTCCCGAGTCATCAAGCTCAGCCTCGAATGGTAAACTCGACCTCGTACTGAAGAGGCGGAACATAAAAGCTGGCGCTGCTACCGCACTGATGGCAGGCAGGGTGAAGCCGTCCTCGTGGCAGAGCGCCAGTTCTGCGAGCTCAAGGACTCGGATGCCGGTTCTGGCAGCACGCAAGTAG
- the LOC136491523 gene encoding G-type lectin S-receptor-like serine/threonine-protein kinase At1g11330, giving the protein MDVAYLPVLMFLFLLLSTLSESNNQLTQSKPLYPGDMLVSEGGIFALGFFFPTSSSKNLYIGIWYHNIPKRTVVWVANRDNPITTHSSAKLAINNNLTLSLSDSKGHTHWETTSNVTMGGTTAFAKLLDSGNFVLQSGVDVIWQSFDHPTDTILPTMKFLFSYRAQVAMRLVAWKGPDDPSTGDISSSIDPNSNLQLFIWNGTSPYLRTAIVTNDLSVSGTTYQSNATYVLFESVFSAGDGFYYTYTASEGSPYTRLLLDYTGNMWLQIWNNNSLLWKAVSEVPSACDLYASCGPFGYCDHTRVAPACQCIDGFEPIDALNSSRGCRRKEALECGQEDRFLTLSGMKIPDKFVHIRNRSFDQCQAECSRNCSCLAYAYTYSSNDGTMGDTDTSRCLLWTGVLLDMVKASVSPATETLYLRLGRSLVKNKSNLAKILLPTIACSLLLASAALLWTCKYKGKQKQKEVQKRMVLEYLRSTDEDGGEDIECTFISFEDIATATDNFSESNMLGKGGFGKVYKGILQGSKEVAIKRLSKGSGQGTEEFRNEVVLIAKLQHRNLVKLLGCCLHEDEKLLVYEYLSNKSLDYFLFDSERKPMLQWPARHKIIQGIARGILYLHQDSRLTIIHRDLKASNILLDKEMIPKISDFGMARIFYGDKDHANTNRVVGTYGYMSPEYAMEGAFSVKSDTYSFGVLLLEIVSGLKMCSPHLIMDFPNLIVYAWNLWKDGKIDDLVESSIKENCPLDEVSRCIHIGLLCVQDSPDCRPLMSEVLSMLENKTTLLPIPMQAVYFVRRDAEPARVGNNRVLSLNAMSFTEVEGR; this is encoded by the exons ATGGATGTGGCCTACCTCCCTGTCCTCATGTTCCTATTCTTGCTCTTGAGTACTCTCTCCGAATCCAACAACCAACTCACACAATCAAAGCCACTCTATCCTGGAGACATGCTTGTCTCTGAAGGCGGGATCTTCGCCCTTGGTTTCTTCTTCCCAACCAGCTCCAGTAAGAATTTATACATTGGAATTTGGTACCACAACATCCCCAAGCGCACCGTGGTGTGGGTCGCAAACCGTGACAACCCCATCACCACACATTCTTCAGCGAAGCTCGCCATCAACAACAATCTAACACTCTCGTTGTCCGACTCAAAAGGACACACTCATTGGGAAACCACAAGCAATGTCACCATGGGAGGCACTACAGCCTTCGCCAAACTGCTCGATTCGGGGAACTTTGTCCTTCAAAGCGGGGTGGACGTTATATGGCAAAGCTTTGATCACCCAACCGACACCATCCTTCCAACCATGAAGTTCTTGTTTTCCTATAGGGCCCAAGTTGCCATGCGCCTTGTTGCATGGAAAGGCCCTGATGACCCATCTACCGGGGACATCTCCAGCAGCATTGATCCTAACTCCAACCTTCAGTTGTTCATCTGGAATGGAACTTCACCGTACCTCCGCACTGCTATTGTTACCAATGATCTCTCGGTGTCCGGCACCACGTACCAGAGCAATGCTACCTATGTCTTGTTCGAATCGGTGTTCAGCGCAGGAGACGGATTCTACTATACTTATACAGCCTCTGAGGGCTCACCCTACACACGTCTGTTGCTTGACTACACCGGCAACATGTGGCTCCAAATCTGGAACAACAACTCGTTGCTATGGAAGGCCGTTTCTGAGGTGCCTAGTGCCTGTGATCTCTATGCCTCATGTGGCCCATTTGGTTACTGCGACCACACTAGGGTTGCCCCAGCGTGCCAGTGCATAGATGGGTTTGAGCCTATAGATGCTCTCAACTCTTCAAGAGGATGCCGAAGAAAGGAAGCTCTGGAATGCGGACAGGAAGACCGTTTCCTGACCTTGTCTGGAATGAAGATTCCTGACAAGTTTGTGCACATCAGGAACAGAAGCTTCGACCAATGCCAAGCTGAGTGTAGCAGGAATTGCTCGTGCTTGGCGTATGCCTATACCTACTCGAGTAATGATGGCACCATGGGTGACACTGACACATCGAGGTGCTTGCTTTGGACCGGGGTTCTCCTCGACATGGTGAAGGCCAGTGTTTCACCTGCGACAGAGACCTTGTACCTCCGGCTTGGACGATCTCTTG TTAAAAATAAGAGCAATCTAGCTAAGATTTTACTCCCCACCATCGCATGCTCGCTGCTACTCGCATCTGCAGCCCTTCTCTGGACATGCAAATACAAAG GCAAACAAAAACAAAAGGAAGTCCAGAAGAGAATGGTGCTAGAATACTTGAGATCTACAGATGAAGATGGGGGTGAAGATATAGAGTGCACTTTTATTAGCTTCGAAGACATTGCCACAGCAACGGACAATTTCTCAGAGTCCAATATGCTTGGGAAGGGAGGTTTCGGAAAAGTTTACAAG GGAATATTGCAAGGTTCAAAGGAAGTAGCCATCAAGAGGCTTAGTAAGGGTTCTGGACAAGGCACAGAGGAGTTCAGAAATGAAGTAGTCTTGATTGCAAAATTGCAGCATAGAAACCTAGTTAAACTTCTCGGTTGCTGTCTTCATGAAGATGAGAAGTTGTTGGTATATGAGTACTTGTCCAACAAAAGCTTGGATTACTTCCTCTTTG ATTCTGAAAGAAAGCCAATGCTACAGTGGCCAGCAAGGCATAAGATAATCCAAGGGATAGCTAGAGGAATTCTTTACCTACATCAAGACTCTAGGCTAACAATAATTCATAGAGACCTCAAAGCAAGTAACATCTTGTTGGACAAAGAGATGATCCCTAAGATATCAGATTTTGGTATGGCCAGGATATTCTACGGTGATAAGGACCATGCAAATACTAACCGTGTTGTTGGGACATA TGGTTACATGTCCCCTGAGTATGCAATGGAAGGTGCATTTTCAGTTAAGTCAGACACCTATAGCTTTGGTGTTCTACTGTTGGAGATTGTGAGTGGATTAAAGATGTGCTCACCACATCTTATCATGGATTTTCCTAACCTTATAGTATAT GCATGGAACTTATGGAAGGATGGCAAAATAGATGATTTGGTAGAATCATCTATTAAGGAGAACTGTCCACTCGATGAAGTTTCACGGTGCATTCACATAGGACTCTTATGTGTTCAAGACAGTCCGGACTGTAGGCCACTCATGTCAGAAGTTTTATCCATGCTGGAGAACAAAACCACACTGCTCCCaataccaatgcaagcagtgtaTTTTGTACGTAGGGATGCTGAACCTGCAAGAGTTGGCAACAATAGAGTATTGTCCTTGAATGCCATGAGCTTCACGGAGGTAGAAGGCCGCTAA